A window of the Oscillospiraceae bacterium NTUH-002-81 genome harbors these coding sequences:
- a CDS encoding ABC transporter ATP-binding protein, with protein MDYFYTKELAAGYGKEPVVKGANLHLQKGEIVTLIGPNGAGKTTLLKSIIRQLEPLGGVAVLEGRNLAEYHGKELASRLSVVLTERIRPERMTCREVIGTGRYPYTGMLGVLSREDKQAVERAMEQVGVTSLADREFTRISDGQRQRVLLARAIAQEPDILVLDEPTSFLDIRYKLEFLSILQKLTRQNGLTVLLSLHELDLAQRVSDRIVCIDREGHDREGTPEEIFAPGAVQELYELRCGSFAELTGSVELEAVKGDPRVFVLAGNGTGTPIFRRLQREGIPFAAGVLWENDVDYPAARALASKVYAVPAYEELDGEVLAGAREEIDRCRQVLCGFETLPEGKLAAGIRELYAYAKEIGKI; from the coding sequence GTGGATTATTTTTATACGAAAGAGCTGGCCGCCGGATACGGGAAGGAGCCGGTGGTGAAGGGCGCCAACCTGCATTTGCAGAAGGGAGAGATCGTTACCCTCATCGGCCCCAATGGTGCCGGAAAGACAACGCTGCTGAAAAGCATCATCCGCCAACTGGAGCCGCTGGGAGGCGTGGCGGTACTGGAAGGACGGAATCTGGCGGAATATCATGGAAAAGAGCTGGCCTCCCGGCTGTCGGTGGTGCTGACGGAGCGGATCCGGCCCGAGCGGATGACCTGCCGGGAAGTCATCGGCACCGGGCGCTATCCCTATACGGGTATGCTGGGGGTGCTGTCCCGGGAGGATAAGCAGGCGGTGGAACGCGCTATGGAGCAGGTAGGGGTCACTTCCCTTGCTGACCGGGAATTCACTAGGATCAGTGACGGTCAACGGCAGCGGGTACTGCTGGCCCGGGCCATTGCCCAGGAGCCGGACATTCTGGTGCTGGATGAGCCCACTTCCTTTCTGGATATCCGCTATAAGCTGGAATTTCTGTCGATTTTGCAGAAGCTGACGAGACAGAACGGGCTGACGGTGCTATTGTCCTTGCATGAGCTGGATCTGGCCCAGCGGGTTTCTGACCGGATTGTGTGTATAGACCGGGAGGGCCATGACCGGGAAGGGACGCCGGAGGAGATTTTCGCACCCGGTGCGGTGCAGGAATTGTACGAACTCCGGTGTGGTTCCTTTGCGGAGCTTACCGGCAGTGTGGAGCTGGAAGCAGTGAAGGGAGACCCCCGGGTGTTCGTGTTGGCGGGAAACGGCACGGGAACGCCCATCTTTCGGCGGCTGCAGCGGGAGGGCATTCCCTTTGCCGCGGGCGTTTTGTGGGAAAACGATGTGGATTATCCCGCAGCCCGGGCACTGGCATCAAAGGTGTATGCGGTGCCTGCCTACGAAGAACTGGATGGGGAGGTGCTTGCCGGGGCAAGGGAGGAGATCGACCGGTGCAGGCAGGTATTGTGTGGATTCGAAACGCTGCCAGAGGGGAAGCTGGCGGCGGGGATACGGGAACTGTATGCGTATGCGAAAGAGATAGGGAAGATATAG
- a CDS encoding sirohydrochlorin cobaltochelatase has product MLAVAAICLTGCGNNNAQTAEPADTSAEETADEEQAEETDAATTETADAEKSTDTAIMVVSFGTSYNDSRDITIGAIENAIADAFPQYEVRRAFTSQIIIDKLKERDGLEIDNVQEALDRAAADGIKNLIVQPTHLMDGHEYTDLKDELEGYKDSFENISLGAPLLTSDEDFEAVIKAITDATASYDDGETAVVFMGHGTDADSNEVYAKLQEKLTADGFEHYYIGTVEATPSLDDIKAALKEAGTYKKVVLEPLMVVAGDHANNDMAGDEDDSWKSQLTAEGYEVECLIHGLGENEAIQQIYVEHTQAAVDGLNK; this is encoded by the coding sequence ATGCTGGCGGTAGCGGCAATCTGCCTTACCGGCTGCGGAAACAACAACGCCCAGACAGCAGAGCCTGCGGATACCAGCGCTGAGGAGACTGCAGATGAAGAGCAGGCAGAGGAGACAGACGCTGCGACGACTGAGACCGCAGACGCGGAGAAGTCCACAGATACTGCCATTATGGTCGTGAGCTTTGGTACAAGCTATAACGACAGCCGCGACATCACCATCGGCGCCATCGAGAATGCCATTGCGGATGCTTTCCCCCAGTACGAGGTACGCCGTGCATTTACCAGCCAGATCATCATCGACAAGCTGAAAGAGCGTGACGGACTGGAGATCGACAATGTACAGGAAGCCCTGGATCGCGCAGCTGCAGACGGGATCAAGAACCTGATCGTACAGCCGACCCACCTGATGGACGGCCATGAGTACACCGATCTGAAGGATGAACTGGAAGGATACAAGGATAGCTTTGAGAACATTTCTCTTGGCGCGCCTCTGCTGACCAGCGATGAGGACTTTGAGGCAGTGATCAAAGCCATCACAGACGCAACTGCTTCCTACGATGACGGCGAGACCGCTGTTGTATTCATGGGACATGGTACAGATGCAGACTCTAATGAAGTATATGCAAAATTACAGGAGAAGCTGACTGCTGACGGATTCGAGCATTACTACATCGGTACCGTAGAGGCAACCCCGTCTCTGGACGATATCAAGGCTGCCCTGAAAGAAGCCGGCACCTACAAGAAGGTTGTTCTGGAGCCGCTGATGGTTGTTGCAGGCGATCACGCCAATAACGACATGGCCGGCGACGAGGATGATTCCTGGAAATCTCAGCTGACCGCAGAGGGCTACGAGGTAGAGTGCCTGATCCACGGCCTGGGCGAGAACGAAGCCATCCAGCAGATTTACGTAGAGCATACACAGGCAGCAGTAGACGGCCTGAACAAATAA
- a CDS encoding iron ABC transporter permease, which produces MEKKMRNRCVMGLAILLGLLAVFLLLSICIGSVSVSPQEVLAVLQGKAGLDTARDIVLSIRLPRALAALFLGGALALSGYLLQSFFHNPIAGPFVLGISSGAKLCVALVMVALLNFRKTAGSMALILAAFVGALASMGFVLLLARKVEQMSMLVVGGVMIGYICSAVTDFVVTFADDANIVNLHNWSRGSFSGIGWHSVGWITVLVVAVSVGTFLLSKPLQAYRLGEAYARNMGVNLKIFRALLVILSSLLAACVTAFAGPVSFVGIAVPHLAKALLKNGDPHWMIPSCFLGGAVFCLACDLAARTVFSPTELSISTVTAVFGAPVVLFVMIRRRKEEY; this is translated from the coding sequence ATGGAGAAAAAAATGCGGAACCGCTGTGTGATGGGGCTTGCAATTTTGCTGGGACTGCTGGCAGTTTTCCTCCTTTTGAGCATCTGCATCGGCAGTGTGTCCGTGTCTCCTCAGGAGGTGCTGGCGGTATTACAGGGGAAGGCCGGTCTGGATACGGCCAGGGATATCGTGCTTTCCATCCGTCTGCCCCGGGCGCTGGCGGCGCTGTTCCTGGGCGGGGCGCTGGCACTGTCCGGGTATCTTTTGCAGTCCTTTTTTCACAATCCCATTGCGGGGCCCTTTGTCTTAGGAATTTCTTCCGGGGCAAAACTCTGTGTGGCACTGGTGATGGTGGCGCTTCTGAACTTCCGGAAAACCGCCGGCTCCATGGCACTGATCCTGGCGGCTTTCGTGGGGGCGCTGGCTTCCATGGGATTTGTGCTGCTTCTGGCGAGAAAGGTGGAGCAGATGTCCATGCTGGTGGTGGGTGGTGTTATGATCGGTTATATCTGTTCCGCAGTGACGGATTTTGTCGTTACCTTTGCGGATGACGCCAACATTGTGAACCTGCACAACTGGTCCCGGGGCAGTTTTTCCGGCATCGGCTGGCATTCGGTGGGCTGGATCACGGTGCTGGTGGTGGCGGTGTCTGTGGGGACATTTCTCCTGTCGAAACCTTTGCAGGCGTATCGGCTGGGAGAAGCCTATGCCCGGAACATGGGGGTCAATTTGAAAATTTTCCGGGCGCTGCTGGTGATCCTGTCCAGTCTGCTGGCCGCCTGTGTGACAGCATTTGCCGGGCCGGTTTCCTTTGTGGGCATTGCGGTGCCCCATCTGGCCAAAGCGCTTTTGAAAAACGGTGATCCTCACTGGATGATCCCGTCCTGTTTCCTGGGGGGCGCGGTGTTCTGCCTGGCCTGTGACCTGGCGGCGCGGACAGTCTTTTCTCCCACAGAGCTTTCCATCAGCACCGTTACCGCGGTATTTGGCGCGCCGGTGGTGCTGTTTGTCATGATTCGCCGCAGAAAAGAGGAATACTAG
- a CDS encoding ABC transporter substrate-binding protein, which translates to MKQMQSRRKKKNGGLCRRLLVLALLVGLLANTVGCVGGQSSTAQDTQNGSNLCDSLSYEGRDTLSYAEQFTVDRYEDGYVLLTIAEDARYLVIPEGKEIPEDLPGDVVPLCQPISHIYLVASAAMDMFVKLDALDAIRFSGIAADGWTIPEAKAAMESGDILYAGKYSAPDYEKILSEGCDLAVENTMVLHTPEVKEQLERLGIPVLIDYSSYETTPQGRMEWICFYGILLGKEEQAREVFEAQVAAMEGTAATSVTDGENASAVSGSGKAAVSETAGTGTASGEKTVAFFYMTSSGAVNVRKSSDYLPKMIELAGGTYVCPQLKKDETSASSSANVQMEAFYAAAKDADYLIYNSSIDGEVADLQELKGKDELLGKFRAVQEGHVFCTSKNLYQASMELGAITADIRRMLNGETEGFTYLYPLQ; encoded by the coding sequence ATGAAACAAATGCAGAGCAGAAGGAAGAAAAAGAACGGTGGGCTGTGTCGGCGCCTGCTGGTGCTGGCGTTACTGGTGGGGCTGCTGGCAAATACGGTGGGCTGTGTCGGTGGGCAGAGCAGCACGGCTCAGGATACGCAAAATGGCAGTAATCTTTGCGATTCTCTTTCCTATGAAGGCCGGGACACCCTTTCCTATGCGGAGCAGTTTACGGTGGATCGCTATGAGGACGGCTATGTGCTGCTGACCATCGCGGAGGATGCCAGGTACCTGGTGATCCCGGAGGGAAAAGAAATCCCAGAGGATCTGCCGGGGGATGTGGTGCCGCTTTGTCAGCCGATCTCCCATATTTATCTGGTGGCTTCGGCTGCCATGGATATGTTTGTCAAGCTGGATGCCCTGGATGCCATCCGTTTTTCGGGGATAGCAGCAGACGGCTGGACGATTCCCGAGGCGAAGGCTGCCATGGAGAGCGGGGATATTCTTTATGCGGGAAAATATTCCGCCCCGGATTATGAGAAAATCTTGTCTGAGGGCTGTGATCTTGCGGTGGAAAACACCATGGTGCTGCACACACCGGAGGTGAAGGAGCAGCTGGAACGGCTGGGCATTCCGGTTCTCATTGACTATTCCAGCTACGAGACCACGCCCCAGGGCCGGATGGAGTGGATCTGTTTTTATGGCATTTTGCTGGGAAAAGAAGAACAGGCCCGGGAGGTGTTTGAAGCCCAGGTGGCGGCTATGGAAGGAACTGCAGCGACGTCTGTAACGGACGGAGAAAATGCATCGGCTGTGTCTGGTTCAGGGAAAGCTGCTGTGTCAGAAACTGCGGGGACAGGCACAGCTTCCGGGGAGAAAACGGTGGCTTTCTTCTATATGACCTCCAGCGGTGCGGTCAATGTGCGCAAATCCAGCGATTACCTGCCAAAGATGATCGAACTGGCGGGAGGTACCTATGTGTGTCCACAGCTGAAAAAGGATGAGACTTCGGCTTCCTCCAGTGCCAATGTGCAGATGGAAGCCTTCTATGCGGCGGCGAAGGATGCGGATTATCTCATTTATAACAGCTCCATCGACGGCGAGGTGGCCGATCTGCAGGAACTGAAGGGAAAGGATGAACTGCTGGGCAAGTTCCGGGCAGTGCAGGAGGGGCATGTGTTCTGTACTTCCAAGAACCTGTATCAGGCATCTATGGAGCTGGGAGCTATCACGGCGGATATTCGGCGGATGCTGAATGGAGAGACAGAAGGATTTACCTATCTTTATCCGCTGCAATAA
- a CDS encoding acetate kinase: protein MNILVVNCGSSSLKYQLIDSAAEEVLAKGLCERIGIDGSQLVYQKEGCEKEKTLAPMPTHEEAISLVLNALMNEKSGVIKSLSEIGAVGHRIVHGGEKFSESTIIDDEVMKAIEACNDLAPLHNPANLIGIRACQKLMPGTPMVAVFDTAFHQTMPEKAYMYGLPYEYYEKYGVRRYGFHGTSHNFVSHHMAEFLGKNIEDMKIIVCHLGNGASVSAVQGGKCVDTSMGLTPLEGLIMGTRCGDIDPAIMEFIAKKENLDIAGVMNVLNKKSGVQGLSGISSDFRDLEDAEAKGDPAAIRALRTYEYRVAKYIGAYTAAMNGVDAIAFTAGVGENGPDTRKNICAYLGYLGVEIDDEANGKRGADNIISTKDSKVTVCVIPTDEELAIARETLRLVQA from the coding sequence ATGAATATTTTAGTAGTAAACTGCGGAAGTTCTTCCTTAAAGTATCAGCTCATTGATTCTGCTGCTGAGGAAGTGCTTGCAAAAGGACTCTGCGAGAGAATCGGTATCGATGGAAGCCAGCTGGTATACCAGAAAGAGGGCTGCGAGAAGGAGAAGACCCTTGCACCGATGCCGACCCACGAGGAGGCAATCAGCCTTGTTCTGAACGCACTCATGAACGAGAAGAGCGGCGTCATCAAGTCCTTAAGCGAGATTGGCGCAGTTGGACATCGTATCGTGCATGGCGGCGAGAAGTTCTCCGAGTCTACCATCATTGATGACGAGGTAATGAAGGCCATCGAGGCATGCAACGATCTGGCACCGCTGCACAATCCGGCAAACCTGATCGGTATCCGTGCCTGCCAGAAGCTGATGCCCGGTACACCGATGGTAGCTGTATTTGATACCGCTTTCCATCAGACCATGCCGGAGAAGGCATATATGTACGGTCTGCCTTATGAGTACTATGAGAAATACGGTGTCCGCAGATATGGTTTCCACGGAACCTCCCACAACTTTGTATCTCACCACATGGCTGAGTTCCTTGGCAAGAACATTGAGGATATGAAGATCATCGTCTGCCACCTGGGCAACGGCGCAAGTGTCAGCGCTGTACAGGGTGGCAAGTGTGTAGATACCTCCATGGGCCTGACTCCTCTGGAAGGCCTGATCATGGGTACCAGATGCGGCGATATCGATCCCGCCATCATGGAGTTCATTGCCAAGAAAGAGAACCTGGACATTGCAGGCGTCATGAATGTACTGAACAAGAAGTCCGGCGTACAGGGTCTGTCCGGTATCTCCAGCGATTTCCGTGATCTGGAAGATGCAGAGGCAAAGGGTGATCCGGCTGCCATCCGTGCACTGCGTACCTATGAGTACCGTGTTGCAAAATACATCGGCGCTTATACCGCAGCCATGAACGGTGTGGATGCCATCGCTTTCACCGCAGGTGTGGGTGAGAACGGCCCTGATACAAGAAAGAACATCTGCGCATACCTGGGATACCTGGGCGTAGAGATCGACGACGAGGCAAACGGCAAGAGAGGCGCTGACAACATCATTTCCACCAAGGATTCCAAGGTGACTGTATGCGTTATCCCGACCGATGAGGAGCTTGCCATCGCAAGAGAGACCTTAAGACTGGTACAGGCTTAA